The Macaca thibetana thibetana isolate TM-01 chromosome 19, ASM2454274v1, whole genome shotgun sequence genome has a segment encoding these proteins:
- the ZNF345 gene encoding zinc finger protein 345, translating into MENLTKHSIECSSFRGDWECKSQFERKQGSQEGHFSEMIFTPEDMPTFSIQHQRIHTDEKLLECKECGKDFSFVSVLIRHQRIHTGEKPYECKECGKAFGSGANLAYHQRIHTGEKPFECKECGKAFGSGSNLTHHQRIHTGEKPYECKECGKAFSFGSGLIRHQIIHSGEKPYECKECGKSFSFESALTRHHRIHTGEKPYECIDCGKAFGSGSNLTQHRRIHTGEKPYECKACGMAFSSGSALTRHQRIHTGEKPYICNECGKAFSFGSALTRHQRIHTGEKPYVCKECGKAFNSGSDLTQHQRIHTGEKPYECKECEKAFRSGSKLIQHQRMHTGEKPYECKECGKTFSSGSDLTQHYRIHTGEKPYECKECGKAFGSGSKLIQHQLIHTGERPYECKECRKSFSSGSALNRHQRIHTGEKPYECGECGKAFCSGSSLTQHQRIHTGEKPYECKNCGKAYGRGSEFQQHKKSHNGKKLCELETMN; encoded by the coding sequence ATGGAAAACCTTACAAAACACAGCATTGAGTGTTCAAGTTTCAGAGGTGATTGGGAATGTAAAAGCCAGTTTGAGAGAAAACAGGGATCTCAGGAAGGACATTTCAGTGAAATGATATTTACTCCTGAAGACATGCCCACTTTCAGTATCcagcatcagagaattcatactgatGAGAAACTCcttgaatgtaaggaatgtgggaaggatTTTAGTTTTGTATCGGTCCTTATTCGACATCAGCgaattcatactggtgagaaaccttatgaatgcaAAGAATGTGGCAAGGCCTTTGGTAGTGGTGCAAACCTTGCTTACCATCAAAGAATTCACACTGGTGAGAAGCCTtttgaatgtaaagaatgtgggaaggcctttgGTAGTGGCTCAAACCTTACTCaccatcagagaattcatactggtgagaaaccctatgaatgtaaggaatgtgggaaagcctttagtTTTGGGTCAGGCCTTATTCGACATCAGATCATTCACAGTGGTGAAAAGCCTTATGagtgtaaggaatgtgggaagtcCTTTAGTTTTGAATCAGCCCTTACTCGGCATCACAGAATTCACACAGgtgagaaaccttatgaatgtatAGATTGTGGTAAAGCCTTTGGCAGTGGTTCAAACCTTACTCAACATCGGCGGattcatactggtgagaaaccttATGAGTGCAAAGCATGTGGAATGGCCTTTAGCAGTGGTTCAGCCCTTACTCggcatcagagaattcataccgGTGAGAAACCATACatatgtaatgaatgtgggaaggcctttagTTTTGGATCAGCCCTTACAcgacatcagagaattcatactggcgAGAAACCTTATgtatgtaaggaatgtgggaaggcttTTAATAGTGGCTCAGATCTCACtcaacatcagagaattcacactggtgagaaaccctatgagTGTAAAGAGTGTGAGAAAGCCTTTAGAAGTGGTTCAAAACTTATTCAGCATCAAAGAATGcatactggtgagaaaccttatgaatgtaaggaatgtgggaagaccTTTAGTAGTGGTTCAGACCTTACTCAACATTACAgaattcatactggtgagaaaccctatgaatgtaaggaatgtgggaaggcctttgGTAGTGGCTCAAAACTTATCCAACACCAGTTAATCCATACTGGTGAAAGaccctatgaatgtaaagaatgtaGAAAGTCCTTTAGTAGTGGTTCAGCTCTTAATCGGCACCAGAGAATAcacactggtgagaaaccctatgaatgtggGGAGTGTGGGAAAGCTTTTTGTAGTGGCTCAAGCCTTACTcagcatcagagaattcatacaggtgagaaaccttatgaatgtaagAACTGTGGGAAGGCTTATGGGAGGGGTTCAGAGTTTCAGCAACATAAGAAAAGTCATAATGGTAAGAAACTCTGTGAATTGGAGACTATGAATTGA